The Klebsiella aerogenes KCTC 2190 region AGATCCCCATATTTTATTGGCATACATTGGGCTGGATTGTAGGGAATTTGCGGGCGTAAAAAAAGAGCGTAGCGATTTTGTTAACGATATGTGCAATAGAACCCGCCGATGGATTGGCGATTTAACGAGCGGAAAATATAATTAATTCTACTGTTAGCGCCCTGATTATAAGATGAAAACATGAGATTCAGAGGGGGTTGATGATGAATATCTGGCATCTTGTACTAAAAATCGATGTTTTGCTTTGACAATCCCCTGTGCTTTTGCGAAAACATTCATGGAAGAAGAAAAGCAGTGTTTCGCGTGTGGCGAATGTTCATGCACGCAAATGCCATTTTTATCCGGGTCAGCGAAATCTACGCATGGTGTGGACAGACGCCATGCGTGATGTCGGTGACTGCCATCAGGCAACGGGCTTCTCACGTACCCCTGGGTTACTCAACGTCGTACGGGTAATAACGGGATGGGCTCTGGCAGTGAAGGCGCAGAGTCAGAACAGGAGTAGGGAAGGAATACAGAGAGACAATAATAATGGTAGATAGCAAGAAACGCCCTGGCAAAGATCTCGACCGCATCGATCGTAACATTCTGAATGAACTGCAAAAAGACGGGCGTATTTCCAACGTCGAGCTTTCCAAACGGGTGGGACTTTCTCCGACGCCTTGCCTTGAGCGCGTGCGTCGGCTGGAAAGACAGGGTTTTATTCAGGGCTATACGGCGCTGCTCAACCCGCATTATCTGGATGCATCACTTCTGGTATTTGTTGAGATTACTCTGAATCGTGGTGCGCCGGATGTGTTTGAGCAATTTAACGCCGCAGTACAAAAACTTGAAGAAATTCAAGAGTGTCACTTGGTATCCGGTGATTTTGACTATCTGTTGAAAACCCGCGTACCGGACATGTCAGCGTATCGTAAATTGCTGGGCGAAACCCTGCTGCGCCTGCCGGGCGTAAACGACACCCGTACCTACGTGGTTATGGAAGAAGTCAAGCAGAGTAATCGTCTGGTAATCAAGACGCGCTAACACGGAACAGGTGCAAAATCGACGTAGTTTGATTACACTCCTGTTAATCCATACAGCAACAGTGCCGGGGAGACCCGGCGCTGTTGTCCGTTTTAGCAGCAGGCAGGAAATTGCCTGATACCTGGAGAGCCTTTCTTGAGCCAGGAATACACCGAAGACAAAGAAGTCAAACTAACGAAGCTAAGCAGCGGGCGCCGCGTTCTTGAGGCGTTACTCATCCTTTGCTCTCTTTTTGCCATCTGGCTGATGGCGGCATTACTGAGCTTTAATCCATCCGATCCCAGTTGGTCACAGACCGCCTGGCATGAGCCTATCCATAATCTGGGCGGCATGCCCGGCGCGTGGCTGGCGGACACGTTATTTTTCATCTTTGGCGTAATGGCCTACACCATCCCCGTGATCATCATCGGCGGCTGCTGGTTTGCATGGCGTCATCAGGAAAATGACGAGTATGTCGATTACTTCGCTGTTTCGTTGCGCCTGATCGGCGCGCTGGCGCTGATCCTCACCTCCTGCGGCCTGGCGGCAATTAACGCCGACGATATCTGGTACTTTGCCTCCGGCGGCGTCATTGGCAGCCTGCTTAGCACCACCTTACAACCCTTGCTGCACAGCAGCGGCGGCACTATCGCCTTGCTCTGTATCTGGGCCGCGGGTTTAACGCTGTTTACCGGCTGGTCATGGGTCAGCATTGCCGAGAAACTCGGCGGCGCAATCCTTTCTATTCTGACCTTTGCCAGTAATCGTACCCGTCGGGACGATACCTGGGTTGATGAAGGGGAATATGAAGATGATGAATATGAAGATGAAGAAGACGACGATACCGCACAGCCGCGGGAATCGCGTCGCGCCCGCATCTTACGCAGCGCGCTAGCGCGTCGTAAGCGTCTGGCGGAAAAGTTCGCCAACCCGATGGGGCGTAAAACCGATGCCGCGCTGTTCTCCGGTAAACGTATGGATGATGCGGAAGCAGTACAATACAGCGCCAGCGGCGCGCCTGTCGCTGCGGATGATGTCCTGTTCTCAGGCGCCAGCGCCGCGCGTCCTGGCGATTTAGACCCTTACGATCCGCTACTGAACGGCCATACGGTGGCCGACCCGATCGGCGCCGCCTCCGCCGCTGTCGTTGCGCCGCAGGCATGGGCGGAGCAGGGGAC contains the following coding sequences:
- the lrp gene encoding leucine-responsive transcriptional regulator Lrp: MVDSKKRPGKDLDRIDRNILNELQKDGRISNVELSKRVGLSPTPCLERVRRLERQGFIQGYTALLNPHYLDASLLVFVEITLNRGAPDVFEQFNAAVQKLEEIQECHLVSGDFDYLLKTRVPDMSAYRKLLGETLLRLPGVNDTRTYVVMEEVKQSNRLVIKTR